One window of Pyrus communis chromosome 12, drPyrComm1.1, whole genome shotgun sequence genomic DNA carries:
- the LOC137711033 gene encoding cycloeucalenol cycloisomerase-like isoform X1 has protein sequence MGGKEESDCYSSLWLAPNPSKRWGELFFLLYTPFWLTLCLGIVVPFKLYESFTELEYLLIGLVSAVPAFLLPMLFVGKADIRLAWKDRYWVKASVWVIIFSYVGNYFWTHYFFTVLGASYTFPSWKMNNVPHTTFLLTHVCFLFYHVTSNITLRRLRHFTAGCPEQVQWVAEAAWILALSYFIAYLETVAISNFPYYQFVDRASMYTVGSLFYAIYFIVSFPMFLRIDEKPGDPWDLPRAAIDALGAAMLVTIILDLWRIFLGPIVPIPETKQCLQPGLPWFPGHAAQI, from the exons ATGGGCG GTAAAGAAGAATCGGATTGTTATTCGAGTTTATGGTTGGCTCCAAATCCAAGCAAGAGATGGGGGGAGCTCTTCTTCCTTCTCTACACTCCCTTCTGGCTCACTCTCTGCTTGGGAATCGTCGTGCCCTTCAAGCTCTACGAG AGCTTTACGGAGTTGGAGTATTTGCTAATTGGATTGGTTTCAGCAGTCCCTGCATTTTTGTTGCCGATGCTCTTCGTCGGGAAG GCAGATATCCGCTTGGCTTGGAAGGATCGTTATTGGGTGAAG GCCAGCGTGTGGGTTATAATTTTTAGCTACGTTGGGAATTACTTTTGGACCCACTATTTCTTCACCGTTTTGGGAGCTTCGTATACTTTCCCATCATGGAAAATGAACAAT GTACCGCACACTACCTTTCTTCTCACACATGTTTGCTTCCTATTTTATCATGTCACATCCAATATAACGCTTCGCAGACTACGCCATTTTACTGCTGGATGTCCAGAACAAGTTCAATGGGTTGCTGAGGCTGCATGGATTTTGGCTCTTTCTTATTTCATCGCATACCTGGAGACTGTAGCTATTTCTAAT TTCCCTTACTATCAATTTGTGGACCGGGCGTCTATGTACACAGTTGGGTCCTTGTTTTATGCTATCTACTTCATTGTTAGCTTTCCCATGTTTCTGAG GATTGATGAGAAGCCTGGGGATCCATGGGACTTGCCTAGAGCGGCTATCGATGCTCTTGGCGCTGCAATGCTGGTCACCATAATATTAGATCTATGGCGCATCTTTCTGGGACCTATTGTCCCaattccagaaacaaaacagtgTCTTCAACCCGGACTGCCATGGTTCCCGGGACACGCAGCCCAAATTTGA
- the LOC137711033 gene encoding cycloeucalenol cycloisomerase-like isoform X2, with translation MLDLSLIWNAVIFLFLVLCIMRIHSSFVYQVAKHVIKQIFPLRLASVWVIIFSYVGNYFWTHYFFTVLGASYTFPSWKMNNVPHTTFLLTHVCFLFYHVTSNITLRRLRHFTAGCPEQVQWVAEAAWILALSYFIAYLETVAISNFPYYQFVDRASMYTVGSLFYAIYFIVSFPMFLRIDEKPGDPWDLPRAAIDALGAAMLVTIILDLWRIFLGPIVPIPETKQCLQPGLPWFPGHAAQI, from the exons ATGCTGGACTTATCGCTTATTTGGAATgcagtgatatttctcttcttgGTGCTTTGTATAATGCGCATACATTCATCATTTGTTTATCAAGTTGCAAAGCATGTGATAAAACAAATTTTCCCATTGCGACTC GCCAGCGTGTGGGTTATAATTTTTAGCTACGTTGGGAATTACTTTTGGACCCACTATTTCTTCACCGTTTTGGGAGCTTCGTATACTTTCCCATCATGGAAAATGAACAAT GTACCGCACACTACCTTTCTTCTCACACATGTTTGCTTCCTATTTTATCATGTCACATCCAATATAACGCTTCGCAGACTACGCCATTTTACTGCTGGATGTCCAGAACAAGTTCAATGGGTTGCTGAGGCTGCATGGATTTTGGCTCTTTCTTATTTCATCGCATACCTGGAGACTGTAGCTATTTCTAAT TTCCCTTACTATCAATTTGTGGACCGGGCGTCTATGTACACAGTTGGGTCCTTGTTTTATGCTATCTACTTCATTGTTAGCTTTCCCATGTTTCTGAG GATTGATGAGAAGCCTGGGGATCCATGGGACTTGCCTAGAGCGGCTATCGATGCTCTTGGCGCTGCAATGCTGGTCACCATAATATTAGATCTATGGCGCATCTTTCTGGGACCTATTGTCCCaattccagaaacaaaacagtgTCTTCAACCCGGACTGCCATGGTTCCCGGGACACGCAGCCCAAATTTGA